The following proteins are co-located in the Pseudomonas antarctica genome:
- a CDS encoding circularly permuted type 2 ATP-grasp protein encodes MTRTYYDEMYDGAGQVRPHYREFARWLAETPAELLAQRRREADLLFHRAGITFTLYGDEQGTERLIPFDTIPRSIPASEWRIVERGCIQRVKALNMFLADLYHDQRIIKAGIIPAEQVLANEQYQLAMQGLDLHRDLYSHISGVDLVRDGDGTYYVLEDNLRTPSGVSYMLEDRKMMMRLFPELFAAQRIAPIDHYPNLLLDTLKSSSPLDNPSVVVLTPGRFNSAFFEHAFLAREMGVELVEGADLFVRDDRVFMRTTDGPKAVDVIYRRLDDAFLDPLAFNPDSMLGVPGLLAAYRSGNVVLANAIGTGVADDKSVYPFVTEMIRFYLDEEPVLKNVPTFQCRKPDELSHVLANLPDLVVKETQGSGGYGMLVGPASTAAEIEAFRARIKAKPHAYIAQPTLCLSTCPTFVENGIAPRHIDLRPFVLSGKETRVVPGGLTRVALREGSLVVNSSQGGGTKDTWVVED; translated from the coding sequence ATGACCCGCACTTATTACGATGAAATGTACGACGGGGCAGGGCAGGTTCGCCCCCATTACCGCGAGTTCGCCCGCTGGTTGGCCGAAACGCCGGCCGAACTGCTGGCGCAGCGCCGGCGTGAGGCCGACTTGCTGTTCCACCGTGCCGGTATCACCTTCACCCTCTATGGGGACGAGCAGGGCACTGAGCGTCTGATCCCTTTTGACACCATCCCGCGCAGTATTCCGGCGAGTGAATGGCGGATTGTCGAGCGTGGGTGTATTCAAAGGGTCAAGGCGCTGAACATGTTTCTCGCCGACCTGTATCACGACCAGCGCATCATCAAGGCCGGCATTATCCCCGCCGAGCAGGTGCTGGCCAACGAGCAATACCAACTGGCGATGCAGGGCCTGGACCTGCACCGCGATCTGTATTCCCACATCTCCGGGGTCGATCTCGTACGTGATGGCGATGGCACTTACTACGTGCTGGAAGACAACCTGCGCACCCCAAGCGGTGTCAGCTACATGCTTGAAGATCGCAAGATGATGATGCGGCTGTTCCCGGAATTATTCGCGGCGCAGCGCATTGCGCCGATTGATCATTACCCCAACCTACTGCTCGATACCCTCAAAAGCTCCAGCCCGCTGGATAATCCAAGTGTGGTGGTGCTGACGCCGGGCCGCTTCAACAGCGCGTTTTTTGAACATGCCTTCCTGGCCCGGGAGATGGGCGTGGAACTGGTAGAAGGCGCGGACCTGTTTGTCCGCGATGACCGCGTATTCATGCGCACCACCGACGGCCCCAAGGCAGTGGACGTGATCTACCGGCGCCTCGACGACGCATTCCTCGACCCGCTGGCCTTCAACCCTGATTCGATGCTGGGCGTGCCTGGCCTGCTCGCGGCATACCGCTCGGGCAATGTGGTACTGGCCAATGCGATCGGCACGGGGGTGGCGGATGACAAGTCGGTGTACCCCTTCGTCACCGAGATGATCCGCTTTTACCTGGATGAAGAGCCGGTTCTGAAGAACGTTCCGACGTTTCAGTGCCGAAAGCCCGATGAACTGTCCCATGTGCTGGCCAACCTGCCGGACCTGGTCGTCAAGGAAACCCAAGGCTCCGGCGGCTACGGCATGCTGGTCGGCCCGGCTTCCACGGCGGCGGAAATCGAAGCCTTCCGCGCCCGTATCAAGGCCAAGCCCCACGCCTATATCGCACAACCGACCCTGTGTTTATCCACCTGTCCGACCTTCGTCGAAAACGGCATCGCGCCGCGCCATATCGACTTGCGGCCGTTTGTATTGTCCGGCAAGGAAACCCGCGTCGTTCCCGGTGGCCTCACCCGTGTGGCGCTGCGCGAAGGCTCGCTGGTGGTCAATTCGTCCCAGGGCGGCGGCACCAAAGACACTTGGGTGGTCGAGGACTGA
- a CDS encoding c-type cytochrome has product MKPILAFLALLLALPAAAAQLTIELDHASKTWQTEDLLKHPDAQTVQIVDDVSYKRNMTYRAVPLADLLPGLKPENHLQAVALDGFAAELAAAPLLEKHGARAWLAVEDPAHPWPALAEGKPGAGPFYLVWTDPQAAHISPEQWPFQLSAIKQLKTVAERFPALLPDPKLAANDPINQGFALFQKNCLACHRLNGAGDAQMGPDLNVPYSPTEYFSGDFLKRYIRDPQSLRHWPQAKMPAFTASVLPDGELDLLVGYLKHMAGRKQQP; this is encoded by the coding sequence TTGAAACCGATCCTTGCCTTCCTCGCCTTGCTGTTGGCCCTGCCCGCTGCGGCGGCGCAATTGACCATTGAGTTGGACCACGCCAGTAAAACCTGGCAGACCGAGGACTTGCTCAAGCACCCGGATGCGCAGACGGTGCAGATCGTTGATGACGTTTCCTACAAGCGCAATATGACGTATCGCGCAGTGCCGTTGGCAGATCTCCTGCCCGGTTTGAAACCTGAAAACCACCTTCAAGCCGTGGCCCTGGATGGATTTGCCGCTGAGCTAGCCGCTGCGCCATTGTTGGAGAAACACGGCGCACGTGCCTGGCTGGCGGTGGAAGACCCGGCGCACCCGTGGCCCGCGCTGGCGGAAGGCAAACCCGGTGCCGGGCCGTTCTATCTGGTGTGGACCGACCCGCAAGCCGCCCATATCAGCCCGGAGCAGTGGCCGTTTCAACTCTCCGCCATCAAGCAACTGAAGACGGTGGCCGAGCGTTTTCCGGCCCTGTTGCCCGATCCGAAGTTGGCTGCAAATGACCCGATCAACCAGGGCTTCGCGTTGTTCCAGAAAAACTGCCTGGCCTGCCATCGCCTCAATGGCGCCGGCGATGCACAGATGGGGCCGGACCTGAACGTGCCCTACAGCCCGACCGAGTATTTCAGCGGGGATTTCCTCAAGCGTTATATCCGCGACCCTCAGAGCCTGCGGCATTGGCCACAAGCGAAGATGCCGGCGTTTACGGCCAGCGTGTTGCCGGATGGCGAGCTGGATTTGCTGGTGGGGTATTTGAAGCATATGGCGGGGCGTAAACAGCAGCCCTGA
- a CDS encoding PLP-dependent aminotransferase family protein, giving the protein MTNLLLYQRIAQQLAEDIRRGVYQPGERVPSVRKMSSQLNVSHATVLQAYANLEDQGLIRARPQSGYYVHQTPALTAPTPDIARVERPGLVTRSSIIQQVLVESRREGVFPLGAAVPSVDYLPVRALHQQLAKVTRFQSPRAFSYMFSPGFEPLRRQVAIRMRDAGVVVDPSEVVITHGCVDALQMSLRVLTRPGDLIAAESPTYYGLLQLADLLGLKVIEIPSDPSTGMSLEALQLAANQWSIKALVLTTRLSNPLGATMPEERQKQLLRLASDFDIQIVEDDIYGELMFELGRTKALKAYDRLDRVIYCSSFSKTLSPGVRIGWMIAGKYQQEIQRLQMFSTHSACSVTQMGVAAYLENGGYDRHLRYIRQEYRKNLSAFQLAVQQYFPEGTQMTRPTGGFILWVSLPGRVNTQELHVRALQQGISIAPGVIFSNTEQFNHCIRLNCGTPWNREAERALMTLGMLANQLCQETAAGF; this is encoded by the coding sequence ATGACCAATCTGTTGCTTTACCAACGTATCGCCCAGCAACTGGCTGAGGACATCCGGCGCGGTGTCTATCAACCCGGTGAGCGCGTGCCTTCGGTGCGCAAGATGAGTTCACAGCTCAACGTCAGCCACGCCACGGTGTTGCAGGCCTACGCCAACCTGGAAGACCAGGGGCTGATCCGGGCGCGGCCACAGTCGGGCTATTACGTGCACCAGACGCCCGCACTCACGGCGCCCACGCCGGACATCGCGCGGGTTGAACGCCCGGGGTTGGTCACCCGCAGCAGCATTATCCAGCAGGTATTGGTCGAGTCGCGCCGTGAAGGTGTGTTCCCGCTCGGCGCGGCGGTACCGAGTGTTGACTACTTGCCGGTACGGGCGCTGCATCAACAGTTGGCCAAGGTCACGCGCTTTCAGAGCCCGCGGGCGTTCAGCTACATGTTCAGCCCCGGCTTTGAACCGCTGCGGCGCCAGGTGGCAATTCGCATGCGCGATGCCGGCGTGGTTGTGGACCCCTCCGAAGTGGTGATTACCCACGGTTGTGTCGATGCGTTGCAGATGTCCTTGCGTGTGCTGACCCGTCCCGGCGACTTGATTGCCGCCGAGTCCCCGACGTATTACGGCTTGCTGCAACTGGCGGATCTGCTGGGCCTCAAAGTCATCGAGATCCCCAGCGACCCGTCCACCGGCATGAGCCTTGAAGCCCTGCAACTGGCAGCCAACCAATGGTCGATCAAGGCGTTGGTGCTGACTACGCGCCTGAGTAATCCGCTGGGCGCGACCATGCCCGAGGAGCGCCAGAAACAGTTGCTGCGCCTGGCCTCGGATTTCGATATTCAGATCGTCGAGGACGATATCTACGGCGAGCTCATGTTCGAACTGGGCCGCACCAAGGCGCTGAAAGCCTATGACCGCCTGGACCGGGTGATCTATTGCTCGAGCTTTTCCAAGACCTTGTCCCCGGGTGTGCGCATCGGCTGGATGATCGCCGGCAAGTATCAACAGGAAATCCAGCGGTTGCAGATGTTCAGTACCCACTCGGCCTGCAGCGTCACCCAGATGGGGGTCGCGGCGTACCTGGAGAACGGTGGCTATGATCGGCATCTGCGCTACATCCGCCAGGAATACCGCAAGAACCTGAGTGCTTTCCAGCTGGCGGTGCAGCAGTATTTCCCGGAGGGCACACAGATGACACGCCCGACGGGCGGCTTCATTTTGTGGGTCAGTTTGCCGGGACGGGTCAATACCCAGGAACTGCATGTGCGTGCACTGCAGCAGGGCATCAGCATCGCGCCGGGGGTGATCTTCAGTAATACGGAACAGTTCAATCACTGTATTCGTCTTAACTGCGGCACGCCGTGGAACCGCGAGGCAGAGCGGGCACTGATGACGCTGGGGATGTTGGCCAACCAGTTGTGTCAGGAAACTGCGGCCGGTTTTTGA
- a CDS encoding 3-hydroxyacyl-CoA dehydrogenase NAD-binding domain-containing protein, which produces MTEAIRYEKGQDQIVVLTLDMPGQSANTMNSVYREAMAATVARLEAEKDTLAGVVITSAKKTFFAGGDLNELIKVDTAHAKDFYAGVVVLKAQLRRLETLGKPVVAAINGAALGGGWEICLACHYRVALDDKSVQLGLPEVTLGLLPGGGGVVRMVRMLGLEKALPYLLEGKKVRAQQALQAGLINELAVDRDELLAKSRAWILANPEARQPWDNKGYQLPGGTPSNPKVAQMLAIAPSILRSKTQGCFPAPEKILCAAVEGAQVDFDTAHLIETRYFTELVTGQVAKNMIGTFWFQLNEINAGRSRPQGFAPYVTRKVGVLGAGMMGAGIAYVSACAGIEVVLKDVNLAAAEKGKAHSAALLDKQVSRGQLTAEQRESTLARIHPTQDDADLAGCDLIIEAVFEDRELKAKVSAAAQNVVGAGAVIASNTSTLPISGLAKAVPDQGKFIGLHFFSPVDKMPLVEIIKGALTSDETLARGFDFVLQIKKTPIVVNDSRGFFTSRVFGTFTNEGIAMLGEGVAAPMIETEARKAGMPVGPLAVSDEVSLSLMSHIRQQTAKDLQAEGKAVPTHPATRVIDLLVNEYKRVGKAAGGGFYDYPTGGQKHLWPELKARFEQPGNQISPQDVRDRLLFIQAIETVRCVEEGVLMSTADANVGSIFGIGFAAWSGGALQFINQYGLNDFIARARYLAEQYGERFSPPALLLEKAAQGTLFA; this is translated from the coding sequence ATGACCGAAGCCATTCGTTACGAAAAAGGCCAGGACCAGATCGTGGTGCTGACCCTCGACATGCCTGGCCAGAGCGCCAACACCATGAACAGTGTGTACCGCGAGGCGATGGCGGCCACTGTCGCGCGCCTGGAAGCGGAGAAGGACACGCTGGCCGGTGTGGTCATTACCTCGGCGAAGAAGACCTTTTTTGCCGGGGGGGATCTCAATGAATTGATCAAAGTCGACACAGCGCACGCCAAGGATTTCTACGCCGGTGTGGTCGTGTTAAAGGCGCAATTGCGCCGCTTGGAAACGCTCGGCAAACCGGTGGTTGCCGCGATTAATGGCGCTGCCCTGGGCGGCGGCTGGGAGATTTGCCTGGCCTGCCATTACCGCGTCGCGCTGGACGACAAGTCGGTGCAGCTCGGCTTGCCGGAAGTCACCCTGGGCCTGTTGCCGGGTGGCGGCGGGGTGGTCCGCATGGTGCGCATGCTGGGGTTGGAAAAAGCCTTGCCGTATTTGCTGGAAGGTAAAAAAGTCCGTGCGCAGCAGGCGCTGCAGGCGGGCTTGATCAATGAGCTGGCGGTGGACCGCGACGAACTGCTGGCCAAGTCCCGCGCCTGGATTCTTGCCAATCCTGAGGCCAGGCAGCCGTGGGACAACAAAGGCTATCAGCTCCCCGGCGGCACGCCGTCGAACCCCAAAGTGGCGCAGATGCTGGCAATTGCGCCGTCGATATTGCGCAGTAAAACCCAAGGCTGCTTCCCGGCACCGGAGAAGATCCTGTGTGCCGCCGTGGAAGGCGCCCAGGTGGATTTCGACACGGCGCACCTGATTGAAACGCGCTACTTCACCGAGCTGGTCACCGGGCAGGTGGCGAAAAACATGATCGGTACCTTCTGGTTCCAGCTCAACGAAATCAACGCCGGCCGTTCACGGCCCCAAGGCTTCGCGCCTTACGTCACGCGTAAAGTTGGCGTGCTTGGCGCGGGAATGATGGGGGCGGGCATCGCGTATGTCAGTGCCTGTGCGGGCATCGAGGTGGTGCTCAAGGACGTCAACCTGGCGGCTGCCGAGAAGGGCAAGGCCCATTCGGCCGCGCTGCTGGACAAGCAGGTCAGCCGTGGGCAACTGACGGCCGAACAGCGTGAAAGCACCCTGGCGCGGATTCATCCTACTCAGGATGACGCCGACCTGGCTGGCTGCGACCTGATCATCGAAGCCGTCTTCGAAGACCGTGAACTCAAAGCCAAGGTGTCGGCGGCTGCACAAAACGTGGTTGGCGCCGGTGCGGTGATTGCCTCCAACACTTCGACGCTGCCCATCAGCGGCCTGGCCAAAGCGGTGCCTGATCAAGGCAAGTTTATCGGCCTGCATTTCTTCAGCCCTGTCGACAAAATGCCGCTGGTGGAAATCATCAAGGGCGCCCTGACCAGCGACGAAACCCTGGCACGAGGTTTCGACTTCGTACTGCAAATCAAGAAAACCCCGATTGTGGTCAACGACAGTCGCGGCTTCTTCACCTCGCGGGTGTTCGGCACCTTCACCAACGAAGGCATTGCGATGTTAGGCGAAGGCGTGGCCGCGCCAATGATCGAGACCGAAGCGCGCAAGGCCGGGATGCCGGTGGGGCCGTTGGCGGTGTCCGATGAGGTATCGCTCAGCCTGATGAGCCATATCCGACAGCAAACCGCGAAGGATCTGCAGGCGGAAGGTAAGGCGGTACCGACGCATCCGGCGACGCGGGTGATCGATCTGTTGGTGAATGAGTACAAACGCGTGGGCAAGGCGGCCGGAGGCGGTTTTTACGACTATCCCACAGGCGGGCAGAAACACCTGTGGCCCGAGCTGAAAGCGCGCTTTGAACAGCCCGGTAATCAGATTTCGCCACAAGATGTACGCGATCGTTTGCTGTTTATCCAGGCGATTGAAACCGTGCGGTGTGTGGAGGAGGGCGTGTTGATGTCGACGGCCGACGCCAACGTGGGCTCGATCTTTGGCATTGGCTTTGCCGCGTGGAGTGGCGGCGCGCTGCAATTTATCAACCAGTATGGGCTCAACGACTTTATCGCTCGGGCACGCTACCTGGCCGAGCAGTATGGGGAGCGGTTCTCACCGCCGGCTCTGCTACTGGAAAAAGCTGCACAGGGAACACTATTCGCCTGA
- a CDS encoding ribonuclease E inhibitor RraB, whose product MSTAYQEDISTNVLRRMKEGGFDFSRFHPIEFYAIFPDEERARRAAGRFRGESLNAQVSARDDGAWYLELSKIMFATYDGIGDFEQDFEAVVEPLGGIIEGWGVKQEVRGLPM is encoded by the coding sequence ATGAGCACAGCCTATCAAGAAGACATCAGCACCAACGTACTGCGCCGCATGAAAGAGGGCGGCTTCGACTTCTCGCGTTTTCACCCCATCGAGTTCTACGCCATTTTCCCGGATGAGGAACGGGCGCGAAGGGCTGCGGGTCGATTTCGTGGGGAATCCCTGAATGCCCAGGTCAGCGCGCGCGATGATGGCGCCTGGTACCTGGAGCTGAGCAAAATCATGTTCGCAACCTACGACGGTATAGGAGACTTCGAGCAAGACTTTGAAGCGGTGGTCGAGCCGCTGGGCGGAATCATCGAAGGGTGGGGCGTCAAGCAGGAGGTGCGTGGGTTACCCATGTAG
- a CDS encoding alpha-E domain-containing protein encodes MLSRTASDLYWMSRYLERAENLARMLDVSYSLSLMPQDGRGDGLHELAMPLLITGTLEDYHERHGELHAERLLHFFALDAANPASIYSCLGAARASAHAVRGRITADMWENINATWLDIRDIAQQGLSHYGMSRFCEWVKERSHLFRGATYGTIMRNDAFRFIRLGTFIERADNTLRLLDARYEMAGDQAAAVTDGTAHAYYQWSALLRALSSFEAYTEIYRDAPGARQVAELLLLRADVPRSLRACSEEIDQILASLPGLNGRPAQRLAAEMDARLRFTAIDEILEEGLHAWLTDFIPLVRQLGDAIYSSYLEAA; translated from the coding sequence ATGTTGAGTAGAACTGCCTCGGATTTGTACTGGATGTCGCGCTACCTGGAGCGCGCCGAAAACCTCGCGCGCATGCTCGATGTCAGCTATTCGTTGTCGCTGATGCCCCAGGACGGGCGCGGCGATGGCTTGCATGAGTTGGCCATGCCGTTGTTGATCACCGGCACTCTGGAGGATTACCACGAACGCCACGGCGAACTGCACGCCGAACGCTTGTTGCACTTCTTTGCACTGGACGCGGCCAACCCGGCCAGCATCTACAGTTGTCTCGGCGCTGCGCGGGCCAGCGCCCATGCAGTGCGTGGGCGAATTACCGCCGACATGTGGGAAAACATCAACGCCACCTGGCTGGATATTCGCGATATTGCCCAACAAGGGCTGAGCCACTACGGCATGAGCCGGTTTTGTGAATGGGTCAAGGAGCGTTCGCACCTGTTCCGAGGCGCTACCTACGGCACCATCATGCGTAACGATGCGTTTCGTTTTATTCGCCTGGGCACCTTTATCGAGCGCGCCGACAACACCCTGCGCCTGCTCGATGCTCGCTACGAAATGGCCGGTGACCAAGCCGCCGCCGTCACCGACGGCACGGCCCACGCCTACTATCAATGGAGCGCCTTGTTGCGCGCCTTGTCGTCATTCGAGGCCTACACCGAGATCTACCGCGACGCGCCCGGCGCCCGGCAAGTGGCCGAGCTGCTGCTGTTACGCGCAGACGTCCCGCGTTCCCTGCGGGCCTGCAGCGAAGAGATCGACCAGATTCTCGCCAGCCTGCCCGGCCTCAATGGCCGCCCGGCCCAGCGCCTGGCCGCCGAGATGGACGCGCGCCTGCGCTTTACCGCCATCGATGAAATTCTCGAGGAAGGCCTGCACGCCTGGCTGACCGATTTTATTCCCTTGGTCCGCCAGTTGGGCGACGCCATCTACAGTTCCTACCTGGAGGCGGCATGA
- a CDS encoding START domain-containing protein, translated as MGSLKRMAVLCGFTVLFAATAQAEDWQVAKDEDGIKVSLSEIAGSKYKAYRGVALIKAPVAKIQALQEDVAGACSWIHECKSQKLLKTEGDKSWTYTQFKAPFPVTDRDSILEITTSKAADGTVTRKLLEVPTYQPEVKGYVRVAQVDGYWKLVPKGDNQTEVTYQVHTEPGGSVPSWLANKFVVDAPFNTLKALKEHAEK; from the coding sequence ATGGGTTCGCTGAAACGAATGGCTGTGTTGTGCGGCTTTACGGTGTTATTTGCAGCCACTGCCCAGGCTGAAGATTGGCAAGTCGCCAAGGACGAAGACGGTATCAAGGTGTCCCTGAGCGAAATTGCCGGCTCCAAATACAAGGCGTATCGCGGTGTGGCCCTGATCAAGGCGCCCGTCGCCAAGATCCAGGCCCTGCAGGAAGACGTGGCCGGTGCCTGCTCCTGGATTCACGAATGCAAATCGCAAAAACTGCTCAAGACCGAAGGTGACAAGAGCTGGACCTACACCCAGTTCAAGGCACCGTTCCCGGTGACCGACCGCGATTCGATCCTTGAAATCACCACGTCGAAGGCCGCCGATGGCACTGTGACCCGTAAACTGCTGGAAGTGCCGACCTACCAGCCGGAAGTCAAAGGCTACGTGCGTGTCGCCCAGGTAGATGGCTACTGGAAACTGGTGCCAAAAGGCGACAACCAGACCGAAGTCACCTACCAGGTGCACACCGAGCCAGGTGGCAGTGTGCCGTCGTGGCTGGCCAACAAGTTTGTGGTGGACGCGCCGTTCAACACCTTGAAAGCCTTGAAAGAACACGCTGAAAAATAA
- a CDS encoding acetyl-CoA C-acetyltransferase, with amino-acid sequence MTQALIFDAIRTPRGKGKADGALHSVKPVNLVAGLLTALAQRSDLDTRQVDDIVLGCVTPVGDQGADIAKTAALVADWDVSVAGLQINRFCASGLEAVNLGAMKVRSGFEDLVVVGGVESMSRVPMGSDGGAWVLDPQTNMHSHFTPQGIGADLIATLEGFTRQDVDAFALQSQQKAARARADGSFNKSLIAVQDQNGIVLLDHDEFIRGDSTLEGLGKLKPSFEMMGQMGFDATALRVYSQVERINHVHTPGNSSGIVDGAALMLIGSEAKGRELGLQPRARIVATAVTSTDPTIMLTGPAPATRKALAKAGLRVEDIDLFEVNEAFASVVLKFIKDMGIDAARVNVNGGSIAMGHPLGATGCAILGTLLDELEVRQQRYGLATLCVGGGMGIATIIERL; translated from the coding sequence ATGACCCAAGCTTTGATCTTTGATGCGATACGCACGCCCCGGGGCAAAGGTAAGGCCGACGGCGCCTTGCACAGCGTCAAACCGGTAAACCTGGTGGCGGGCTTGCTCACCGCGCTGGCACAACGCAGCGACCTCGACACGCGCCAGGTGGATGACATCGTCCTCGGCTGCGTCACCCCGGTAGGCGACCAGGGTGCCGACATCGCCAAGACCGCCGCGCTGGTGGCGGACTGGGACGTCAGTGTCGCCGGCTTACAGATCAACCGCTTCTGCGCTTCGGGCCTTGAAGCGGTCAACCTTGGCGCGATGAAAGTGCGTTCCGGCTTTGAAGACCTGGTGGTGGTCGGTGGCGTCGAATCTATGTCCCGCGTGCCGATGGGCAGTGATGGCGGCGCTTGGGTGCTCGACCCACAGACCAACATGCACAGCCACTTCACGCCCCAGGGCATCGGCGCGGATTTGATCGCGACCCTGGAAGGCTTCACTCGCCAGGACGTCGACGCTTTCGCCCTACAGTCCCAGCAGAAAGCGGCCAGGGCACGCGCAGACGGTTCTTTCAACAAATCGCTGATTGCGGTGCAGGACCAGAACGGCATCGTACTGCTGGACCATGACGAGTTTATCCGTGGCGACTCCACCCTCGAAGGCCTGGGCAAGCTCAAGCCGAGCTTCGAGATGATGGGGCAGATGGGCTTCGACGCCACCGCGCTGCGGGTCTACAGCCAGGTGGAGCGCATCAACCACGTACACACACCCGGCAACAGCTCCGGCATCGTCGATGGCGCGGCGCTGATGCTGATCGGCTCTGAGGCCAAAGGCCGTGAACTGGGCCTGCAACCGCGGGCGCGGATTGTCGCCACGGCGGTTACCAGCACTGACCCCACCATCATGCTCACCGGCCCGGCGCCTGCTACACGCAAAGCCCTGGCCAAGGCTGGTTTGCGCGTGGAAGACATCGACCTGTTCGAGGTCAACGAAGCGTTTGCCTCGGTGGTGCTCAAGTTCATCAAGGATATGGGTATCGATGCCGCGCGGGTCAACGTCAATGGCGGCTCCATCGCCATGGGCCATCCACTGGGCGCCACGGGCTGCGCGATCCTCGGCACCTTGCTCGACGAGCTGGAAGTACGCCAGCAGCGCTACGGCCTCGCCACCCTGTGTGTCGGCGGTGGCATGGGCATCGCCACCATTATTGAACGCCTCTGA
- a CDS encoding transglutaminase family protein, translating to MRLSISHETTYRYEDQVRASIQYLRLTPHDSERQHVLSWQLDLPRPVRAQVDPFGNILHVLTLDEPHDAIIIGARGQVDIDELREAEHESQSAFPFLRSTRLTEPDEALRGFAEQHCQRRRDRSALIDLMHALNQSMVYTPGATEVDTCAAQAFAGRAGVCQDHTHAFLACARSLGIPARYVSGYLYTEDSTHLASHAWAEAWLDDAWYSFDVTNQLARPERHLKLAVGLDYLDACPVRGMRRGGGHEQMHAKVCVAPTPVISVQQQ from the coding sequence ATGAGACTCTCCATCAGCCACGAAACCACCTACCGTTACGAAGACCAGGTGCGCGCCAGCATCCAGTACCTGCGCCTCACGCCCCACGACAGCGAGCGCCAGCATGTGCTCAGCTGGCAACTCGACCTGCCGCGCCCGGTGCGGGCGCAGGTTGACCCGTTCGGCAACATCCTGCACGTGCTGACCCTGGATGAACCCCACGACGCCATCATCATTGGCGCCCGTGGCCAAGTGGATATCGACGAATTACGCGAGGCCGAACACGAGAGCCAGTCGGCCTTTCCGTTCCTGCGCAGCACACGCCTGACCGAGCCCGACGAGGCACTGCGAGGCTTTGCCGAGCAACACTGCCAGCGCCGTCGTGACCGCAGCGCGCTGATCGACCTGATGCACGCCCTCAACCAGTCAATGGTCTACACGCCCGGCGCCACTGAAGTCGACACCTGTGCCGCGCAGGCCTTCGCCGGCCGCGCAGGCGTGTGCCAGGATCACACCCATGCGTTCCTGGCCTGCGCGCGCAGCCTGGGGATTCCGGCGCGGTATGTGTCGGGGTATTTGTACACTGAGGACAGCACGCACCTCGCCAGCCATGCCTGGGCGGAAGCCTGGCTGGATGACGCCTGGTACAGCTTTGACGTGACCAACCAACTGGCCCGGCCGGAACGGCATTTGAAACTGGCCGTGGGCCTGGATTACCTGGATGCCTGCCCGGTACGCGGCATGCGCCGTGGCGGCGGGCATGAGCAGATGCATGCCAAGGTGTGTGTGGCGCCAACGCCGGTGATATCGGTGCAGCAGCAATAG
- a CDS encoding YkgJ family cysteine cluster protein, giving the protein MKCREGCGACCIAPSISSPLPGMPHGKPAGERCLHLSVEQLCLLFGLPERPAVCSDFKADLEVCGNDQADAIRLIGWWEQMTAA; this is encoded by the coding sequence ATGAAATGCCGTGAAGGCTGTGGCGCTTGCTGCATCGCCCCCTCCATCAGTTCGCCATTACCTGGAATGCCCCACGGCAAACCGGCAGGCGAACGCTGCCTGCATCTGTCGGTCGAACAGCTGTGCCTGCTGTTCGGGCTACCGGAGCGACCGGCGGTGTGCAGTGACTTCAAGGCAGACCTTGAGGTTTGTGGCAACGATCAAGCCGATGCGATCCGATTGATCGGCTGGTGGGAGCAAATGACGGCGGCTTGA